In one Kitasatospora cineracea genomic region, the following are encoded:
- a CDS encoding GNAT family N-acetyltransferase, producing MTESTELTESQGFTAAAELAAAAWSGWPALQELGEAEDPFEVASVGGVWRPKDRHFGVHRDGRLVAHSGFVVAPVEVGGRRFEVAGIGGVLVSPHWRGHGLARAVVGAALDAARADGLEYAMLFCLPDRAPLYAHLGWTALPDPVTADQPEGPVAVALGAMWLGLVPGARWPEGGPARLRSLPF from the coding sequence ATGACGGAGTCGACGGAGTTGACGGAATCGCAGGGGTTCACCGCGGCGGCGGAGTTGGCGGCGGCGGCGTGGAGCGGCTGGCCGGCGCTCCAGGAGTTGGGCGAGGCGGAGGACCCGTTCGAGGTGGCGTCGGTGGGGGGTGTCTGGCGGCCGAAGGACCGGCACTTCGGGGTGCACCGGGACGGGCGGCTGGTGGCGCACTCCGGGTTCGTGGTGGCGCCGGTCGAGGTCGGCGGGCGGCGGTTCGAGGTGGCGGGGATCGGCGGGGTGCTGGTGTCGCCGCACTGGCGCGGGCACGGGCTGGCGCGGGCCGTCGTCGGGGCGGCGCTGGACGCGGCGCGGGCCGACGGCCTGGAGTACGCGATGCTGTTCTGCCTGCCCGACCGGGCCCCGCTGTACGCGCACCTCGGGTGGACGGCGCTGCCCGACCCGGTGACGGCCGATCAGCCGGAGGGGCCGGTGGCCGTGGCGCTCGGGGCGATGTGGCTCGGTCTGGTGCCGGGGGCGCGCTGGCCGGAGGGCGGCCCGGCCCGGCTGCGCTCGTTGCCGTTCTGA
- a CDS encoding DUF5685 family protein: protein MFGIIRPCRHRLSEGLHASWMAHLCGLCLALRDDHGQLARTATNYDGLVISVLVEAQSSGSGERRTAGPCPLRGMRTAAVARGEGARLAAAVSLALASVKMRDHVVDGDGVFARRSVAAGARRVTRRWDRQSAGSAAAVGFDTGVLLAAAGRQEAAESAVSAGGSLLLATAPTEEATAAAFAHTAVLAGRPGNAEALAEAGRLFGRLAHLLDAAEDRAEDETRGAWNPLTVTGTTQAEAERLCRDAVHGIRLALNEVEFTDRALVHRLLAHETSEAVDRVFGHRHHHHACADTDASASASASTGAGGDPRASAPDSGGRRQPPRVLGHGASGSFGPAEGYGVPGAPGGAGGQDGPGGHGGPGGYGGSGGPGGPGGPQQPAEGGQPKKKPRGPVLGCAAWLTMACTCQLLCCTHDHPFTRERRDSFCDRNCSSTDTECCGACGGACECLACCGACA, encoded by the coding sequence GTGTTCGGAATCATCAGGCCGTGTCGGCATCGGCTGTCGGAGGGGTTGCACGCGTCGTGGATGGCGCACCTGTGCGGGTTGTGTCTGGCGTTGCGCGACGATCACGGGCAGTTGGCGCGGACGGCGACCAACTACGACGGGCTGGTGATCTCCGTTCTGGTGGAGGCGCAGTCCTCGGGGTCCGGGGAGCGGCGGACGGCTGGGCCGTGTCCGTTGCGGGGGATGCGGACGGCTGCGGTGGCGCGGGGTGAGGGGGCCAGGTTGGCGGCGGCGGTGTCGTTGGCGCTGGCGTCGGTGAAGATGCGTGACCACGTGGTGGACGGGGACGGTGTCTTCGCCCGGCGTTCGGTCGCGGCCGGGGCGCGGCGGGTCACCCGGCGCTGGGACCGGCAGAGCGCCGGCAGTGCGGCCGCGGTGGGTTTCGACACGGGTGTGCTGCTGGCGGCGGCCGGACGGCAGGAGGCCGCCGAGTCCGCGGTGAGCGCGGGCGGGTCGCTGCTGCTGGCGACGGCGCCGACGGAGGAGGCCACGGCGGCGGCGTTCGCCCACACCGCCGTGCTGGCGGGCCGTCCCGGCAATGCGGAGGCGCTCGCCGAGGCCGGACGGCTGTTCGGGCGCCTGGCGCACCTGCTGGACGCCGCCGAGGACCGGGCGGAGGACGAGACGCGCGGGGCGTGGAACCCGCTCACCGTCACCGGCACCACCCAGGCCGAGGCCGAACGGCTGTGCCGGGACGCCGTGCACGGCATCCGACTCGCCCTGAACGAGGTCGAGTTCACCGACCGGGCCCTGGTCCACCGGCTGCTCGCGCACGAGACGAGCGAGGCCGTCGACCGGGTCTTCGGGCACCGGCACCATCACCACGCCTGCGCCGACACCGACGCGAGTGCGAGTGCGAGTGCGAGCACGGGTGCCGGGGGCGATCCGCGGGCCTCGGCGCCGGATTCCGGGGGCCGCCGGCAGCCTCCCCGGGTCCTGGGCCACGGCGCTTCCGGCAGCTTCGGCCCGGCGGAGGGCTACGGCGTCCCGGGCGCTCCGGGCGGGGCCGGCGGCCAGGACGGTCCGGGGGGCCACGGCGGTCCGGGGGGCTACGGCGGGTCGGGCGGGCCGGGTGGTCCCGGGGGGCCGCAGCAGCCGGCGGAGGGTGGGCAGCCGAAGAAGAAGCCGCGCGGGCCGGTCCTCGGCTGTGCGGCCTGGCTGACCATGGCCTGCACGTGCCAGTTGCTGTGCTGCACGCACGACCACCCGTTCACCCGGGAGCGCCGCGACAGCTTCTGCGACCGCAACTGCTCCTCGACGGACACCGAGTGCTGCGGCGCGTGCGGCGGCGCCTGCGAGTGCCTCGCCTGCTGCGGCGCCTGTGCCTGA
- a CDS encoding DUF6188 family protein has translation MGQSLGSELDGRTVRALDGGDRLLLRLDDGLLLTVRNDFRLRHGTEVEHFYPALGLPPSGTLRHLADAVITTATVTPAGGLELTFDTGHLLAVAPDPAPGGPPHPWQLSSPTGPLHTGGPNGTATP, from the coding sequence GTGGGACAGTCGCTCGGGTCCGAACTGGACGGCCGTACGGTGCGGGCGCTCGACGGCGGCGACCGGCTGCTGCTGCGCCTGGACGACGGACTGCTGCTGACCGTCCGGAACGACTTCCGGCTGCGGCACGGCACCGAGGTCGAACACTTCTACCCCGCCCTCGGCCTGCCCCCCTCCGGCACCCTCCGCCACCTCGCCGACGCCGTCATCACCACCGCGACGGTCACCCCCGCGGGCGGTCTCGAACTCACCTTCGACACCGGCCACCTCCTCGCCGTCGCCCCCGACCCGGCCCCCGGCGGCCCGCCCCACCCCTGGCAACTCTCCTCCCCCACCGGCCCCCTGCACACCGGCGGCCCGAACGGCACCGCCACCCCCTGA
- a CDS encoding NUDIX hydrolase, whose translation MSGREIMAAAGVLFPDRDGRVLVVRTSYRAKHPIAVPGGGWEPADPSPRHTAVREIREELGVTPVLRELACLDWSRDHDRPPIAAFLYWADPLTPEQAAAVRLEAAELDAIVHLPPDLLLSAVPPLLSRRMGACVLAPRAAAPLELADGLPVGHSTLHLPPRPAPAYLGAAALEGLLPPGAGLAAPPPPMDKQTYYATRPRVRAKARMLFTAPDGRVLLVRLTPWRDESPWVLPGGSVEADRELPRAAARREALEELGWRREPGRLLAVDWVGGHPWDDLPHLSLVYDGGTAGPELLADVRVQEEEIAEWRLFTPAEAARVLTPPRARRLAACLAVRALPPTAGPAELVDGAPPATTA comes from the coding sequence GTGAGCGGACGGGAGATCATGGCGGCGGCGGGGGTGCTGTTCCCCGACCGGGACGGCCGGGTGCTGGTGGTGCGGACCTCCTACCGGGCCAAGCACCCCATCGCGGTGCCCGGCGGCGGCTGGGAGCCCGCCGACCCGTCGCCCCGGCACACCGCCGTCCGGGAGATCCGCGAGGAGCTGGGCGTCACGCCCGTGCTGCGCGAACTCGCCTGCCTGGACTGGTCGCGGGACCACGACCGGCCGCCGATCGCCGCGTTCCTGTACTGGGCCGACCCGCTGACCCCGGAGCAGGCCGCGGCCGTCCGGCTGGAGGCCGCCGAGCTGGACGCGATCGTCCACCTGCCGCCCGACCTGCTGCTGTCCGCCGTCCCGCCGCTGCTGTCGCGCCGGATGGGCGCCTGCGTGCTGGCCCCGCGCGCGGCCGCGCCGCTGGAGCTCGCCGACGGTCTGCCGGTCGGCCACTCCACCCTGCACCTGCCGCCGCGCCCGGCCCCCGCGTACCTCGGCGCGGCCGCGCTGGAGGGCCTGCTGCCGCCGGGCGCCGGGCTCGCCGCGCCGCCCCCGCCGATGGACAAGCAGACGTACTACGCGACCCGCCCGCGGGTCCGGGCCAAGGCCCGGATGCTGTTCACCGCCCCGGACGGGCGGGTGCTGCTGGTGCGCCTGACGCCGTGGCGGGACGAGTCGCCGTGGGTGCTGCCCGGCGGGTCCGTCGAGGCCGACCGGGAGCTGCCCCGGGCGGCCGCCCGGCGGGAGGCGCTGGAGGAGCTGGGCTGGCGGCGCGAACCCGGACGGCTGCTGGCCGTCGACTGGGTGGGCGGCCACCCGTGGGACGACCTGCCGCACCTGTCGCTGGTCTACGACGGCGGGACGGCGGGCCCCGAACTGCTCGCGGACGTCCGCGTCCAGGAGGAGGAGATCGCCGAGTGGCGGCTGTTCACCCCCGCCGAGGCCGCCCGGGTGCTCACCCCGCCCCGGGCCCGGCGCCTGGCCGCCTGCCTGGCCGTCCGCGCCCTGCCACCGACCGCCGGGCCGGCCGAACTGGTGGACGGCGCGCCCCCGGCCACCACTGCCTGA
- a CDS encoding YegP family protein produces the protein MAGKFELYVDESGNHRFRLKASNGSVVVTGEPEESREQCLKSIESIRKLAPYAQLLETPAHA, from the coding sequence ATGGCTGGGAAGTTCGAGCTGTACGTGGACGAGTCGGGCAACCACCGCTTCCGCCTCAAGGCGAGCAACGGTTCGGTCGTGGTGACCGGCGAGCCGGAGGAGTCCCGCGAGCAGTGCCTGAAGAGCATCGAGTCGATCCGCAAGCTGGCGCCGTACGCGCAGCTGCTGGAGACGCCGGCCCACGCCTGA
- a CDS encoding alpha/beta hydrolase — protein MTANHPTRRSLLKSAGGLGAALALGTAGSLASAGSAAAAGDGFGLSIVERNEGDPRMWYYRFRTSAIGWNPGVNVLLPDDYHWSGRTYPVLYLFHGGGTDQDFITFDRLGIRDWTAGKPVIVVMPDGGHAGWYSNPVSSNVGPRNWEEFHINQLLPWVEANFRTFAEYDGRAVSGFSMGGFGALKYAAKYYGHFASVSAHSGPASLRRDGGLVAHWANASSAALDLNGGTIYGAPLWDEARVSADNPVQRIESYRNKRVFLVAGTSPDPVDWFSSVNEPQVLAGQREFRSLLDQAGIPHDSHEVPGGHWVRPDLMQLDLDGIIDRLRKA, from the coding sequence TTGACCGCGAACCACCCCACTCGTAGGAGTCTGCTCAAGTCGGCCGGCGGGCTCGGTGCCGCGCTGGCGCTGGGCACCGCGGGCTCGTTGGCGTCGGCGGGGTCCGCGGCGGCGGCCGGCGACGGGTTCGGCCTGAGCATCGTGGAGCGCAACGAGGGCGACCCGCGGATGTGGTACTACCGCTTCCGGACCTCGGCGATCGGCTGGAACCCCGGCGTGAACGTGCTGCTGCCGGACGACTACCACTGGAGCGGCCGCACCTACCCGGTGCTGTACCTGTTCCACGGCGGCGGCACCGACCAGGACTTCATCACCTTCGACCGGCTGGGCATCCGGGACTGGACCGCCGGCAAGCCGGTCATCGTGGTGATGCCGGACGGCGGCCACGCCGGCTGGTACTCCAACCCGGTCAGCTCCAACGTGGGCCCGCGGAACTGGGAGGAGTTCCACATCAACCAGCTGCTGCCGTGGGTCGAGGCCAACTTCCGCACCTTCGCCGAGTACGACGGCCGCGCGGTGTCCGGGTTCTCGATGGGCGGCTTCGGCGCGCTCAAGTACGCCGCCAAGTACTACGGGCACTTCGCCTCGGTCAGCGCCCACTCGGGCCCGGCCAGCCTGCGCCGCGACGGCGGCCTGGTCGCGCACTGGGCGAACGCCTCGTCCGCCGCCCTCGACCTGAACGGCGGCACGATCTACGGCGCGCCGCTCTGGGACGAGGCGCGGGTGAGTGCCGACAACCCGGTGCAGCGGATCGAGAGCTACCGCAACAAGCGGGTCTTCCTGGTGGCGGGCACCAGCCCCGACCCGGTGGACTGGTTCAGCAGCGTCAACGAGCCGCAGGTGCTGGCCGGGCAGCGCGAGTTCCGCTCCCTGCTCGACCAGGCCGGCATCCCGCACGACTCGCACGAGGTGCCCGGCGGCCACTGGGTCCGGCCCGACCTGATGCAGCTCGACCTCGACGGCATCATCGACCGGCTGCGCAAGGCGTGA
- a CDS encoding peptidoglycan DD-metalloendopeptidase family protein, with product MFSSLSRRAPYLALAAAAALLPLTGPAAPAAAAGFPASCPAAGFISQGYTDEHNGIDIANDYGTPIHAVGDGEVVASGPAQGYGQWIRVLHPDGTITEYGHMYERDVAVGDHVTAGQQIALMGSEGTSSGPHLHLRVWADPNATVRTDPVPYLAERGVPVPCIPGSGPGPAPLVHPAQSGRVVSARSADGRLEVFAAGANGISHAWQTTASGAWSDWETLGGPGGAELAIAPNADGRLEVFALNGSTLQHRYQLQPSGGWSGWESFGGGGHDLAVGSNQDGRIEVFASGPVGVFHKYQTSPNSWSDWEPTGGGPADSEIALGKAPDGRLEVFALNGSTFQHQWQTGVNGGWSAWETFGGGGRDLTVDHNQDGRLEVFASGPVGVFHKYQTSPNSWSDWEPTGGPADSRLTSQPTADGRVEVFAINGSTAQHIWQTGLNAPYNQWETFGSGGTEVVAAANADGRIEVFGTSSAGVFHKWQTGFSTWSDWAWLNTTAGPAVN from the coding sequence GTGTTCTCCTCCCTCTCCCGCCGCGCCCCGTACCTGGCGCTGGCCGCGGCCGCCGCGCTGCTGCCGCTCACCGGACCGGCCGCCCCCGCCGCCGCTGCCGGGTTCCCGGCGTCCTGCCCGGCCGCCGGGTTCATCTCCCAGGGCTACACCGACGAGCACAACGGCATCGACATCGCCAACGACTACGGGACCCCGATCCACGCGGTCGGCGACGGCGAGGTGGTGGCCTCCGGCCCGGCCCAGGGCTACGGCCAGTGGATCCGCGTCCTGCACCCGGACGGGACCATCACCGAGTACGGACACATGTACGAACGGGACGTGGCCGTCGGCGACCACGTGACGGCCGGTCAGCAGATCGCGCTGATGGGCAGCGAGGGCACCTCCAGCGGCCCGCACCTGCACCTGCGGGTCTGGGCCGACCCGAACGCGACCGTACGCACCGACCCGGTGCCGTACCTCGCCGAGCGCGGCGTCCCGGTGCCCTGCATCCCGGGATCCGGCCCCGGTCCGGCGCCGTTGGTGCATCCGGCGCAGTCGGGTCGGGTGGTGTCGGCGCGGTCGGCGGACGGGCGGTTGGAGGTGTTCGCGGCCGGGGCGAACGGGATCTCGCACGCCTGGCAGACCACGGCGAGCGGCGCGTGGTCGGACTGGGAGACGCTCGGCGGTCCGGGCGGGGCGGAGCTCGCGATCGCGCCGAACGCGGACGGGCGCCTGGAGGTGTTCGCCCTCAACGGCAGTACCTTGCAACACCGTTACCAGCTCCAGCCCTCCGGCGGCTGGTCCGGTTGGGAGTCCTTCGGTGGTGGCGGCCACGACCTCGCGGTCGGCTCCAACCAGGACGGCCGGATCGAGGTGTTCGCCTCCGGACCGGTCGGCGTCTTCCACAAGTACCAGACCAGCCCGAACAGTTGGTCCGACTGGGAGCCCACCGGAGGCGGTCCCGCCGACAGCGAGATCGCGCTCGGCAAGGCCCCGGACGGGCGCCTGGAGGTGTTCGCCCTCAACGGCAGCACCTTCCAGCACCAGTGGCAGACCGGCGTGAACGGCGGCTGGTCCGCCTGGGAGACCTTCGGCGGCGGCGGCCGCGACCTCACCGTCGACCACAACCAGGACGGACGCCTGGAGGTCTTCGCGTCCGGACCGGTCGGCGTCTTCCACAAGTACCAGACCAGCCCGAACAGTTGGTCCGACTGGGAGCCCACCGGCGGCCCCGCCGACTCCCGGCTCACCAGCCAGCCGACCGCGGACGGGCGGGTCGAGGTGTTCGCCATCAACGGCAGCACCGCGCAGCACATCTGGCAGACCGGTCTGAACGCCCCCTACAACCAGTGGGAGACCTTCGGCAGCGGCGGCACCGAGGTGGTCGCGGCGGCCAACGCGGACGGGCGGATCGAGGTCTTCGGGACCAGCAGTGCCGGTGTCTTCCACAAGTGGCAGACCGGATTCTCCACCTGGTCCGACTGGGCCTGGCTCAACACCACCGCCGGACCCGCCGTCAATTGA
- a CDS encoding family 43 glycosylhydrolase — MSPISRRGLLRAAGAGALVLPLAGRPATAAPAVAVDAAEPHLWVGAGPFGQVYDPSTVRGRYLNDHTLVRTGGRWHLFGIVGDSAPPGQAPDSSAEVSFAHASAPDPSGPWTGHPDALTVDPSYFGEEHLWAPHVVESNGVHWMFYAAGGRAGAAINAATSTDLSTWTRLPSGPLFRGNAARDPMVLRIGAEWVMYYTELAAADGRHQVCYRRSADLLAWGAPGVAFADAATAADGVSVTESPFVVARDGWYYLFLGPRNGYEGTDVLASRDPFRFTLDGWAGHVPGHAVEAVTDGQQWWASAAGWFRHGLYLAPLRWQPAPPPWQSPDNPVAALDARGLLNVFALDAADRSVLRRVQLDPAADTWSDWEAFGGPAGAVPVLGRDTDGRLEVFSLAPGGTGLDHRVQRADGSWSDWEAFGGPAGAAPAVARNADGRLEVFAPAPGGALVARRRQRSPGSPDWEDWDAGFGGPVGAPPVVAANADGRLEVFVLAPGGAALLHRWQTSPGGAWSGWERFGTPAGGAPRVARDGTGRLNVTAVAPSGTAAFHRRQSVPSGGWDDWQPLLGWSTAAPLTVAGADGRLEAFTLAPGGERLSHRWQSALAGAWAPDGVLGEDFGEPGPAAAPPTAVADPTGRLHVFAVAGDGRLRTRVQDRPGGGWRPWTAFGDRPVAPLPTGTPLP; from the coding sequence ATGTCCCCGATCAGCAGGCGCGGACTGCTGCGGGCGGCCGGAGCGGGAGCACTCGTGCTCCCGCTCGCGGGCCGTCCCGCCACCGCGGCCCCCGCCGTCGCCGTCGATGCCGCCGAGCCCCACCTGTGGGTCGGCGCCGGGCCGTTCGGCCAGGTCTACGACCCGTCCACCGTGCGCGGCCGCTACCTCAACGACCACACGCTGGTCCGGACGGGCGGGCGTTGGCACCTGTTCGGCATCGTCGGGGACAGCGCGCCGCCCGGGCAGGCGCCCGACAGTTCCGCCGAGGTGTCGTTCGCGCACGCCTCGGCGCCCGACCCGTCCGGCCCGTGGACCGGGCACCCGGACGCGTTGACGGTCGATCCCTCGTACTTCGGGGAGGAGCACCTGTGGGCCCCGCACGTCGTCGAGTCGAACGGCGTCCACTGGATGTTCTACGCGGCGGGCGGGCGCGCCGGGGCGGCGATCAACGCCGCGACCTCCACCGACCTGTCCACCTGGACCCGGCTGCCGTCCGGGCCGCTGTTCCGCGGCAACGCCGCCCGCGACCCGATGGTGCTGCGGATCGGCGCCGAGTGGGTGATGTACTACACCGAACTGGCGGCCGCCGACGGCCGGCACCAGGTCTGCTACCGGCGCTCCGCCGACCTGCTGGCCTGGGGAGCCCCGGGCGTGGCCTTCGCCGACGCGGCGACCGCCGCGGACGGCGTGTCGGTCACCGAGTCGCCGTTCGTGGTGGCCCGGGACGGCTGGTACTACCTGTTCCTCGGGCCGCGGAACGGGTACGAGGGCACCGACGTCCTCGCCTCCCGGGACCCGTTCCGCTTCACCCTCGACGGCTGGGCCGGCCACGTGCCGGGCCACGCGGTGGAGGCGGTCACCGACGGGCAGCAGTGGTGGGCGAGCGCCGCGGGCTGGTTCCGGCACGGCCTGTACCTGGCCCCGCTGCGCTGGCAGCCCGCCCCGCCGCCCTGGCAGAGCCCGGACAACCCGGTCGCCGCCCTGGACGCGCGGGGCCTGCTGAACGTCTTCGCCCTGGACGCGGCCGACCGGTCGGTGCTGCGCCGGGTCCAGCTCGACCCGGCCGCCGACACCTGGTCGGACTGGGAGGCGTTCGGCGGCCCGGCCGGCGCGGTGCCGGTGCTGGGCCGCGACACCGACGGCCGGTTGGAGGTGTTCTCGCTCGCCCCCGGCGGCACCGGGCTGGACCACCGCGTCCAGCGGGCCGACGGCTCCTGGTCGGACTGGGAGGCGTTCGGCGGCCCGGCCGGCGCCGCCCCCGCCGTCGCCCGGAACGCCGACGGCCGACTGGAGGTCTTCGCGCCCGCCCCCGGCGGCGCGCTGGTCGCCCGCCGCCGCCAGCGCTCGCCCGGCTCGCCCGACTGGGAGGACTGGGACGCGGGGTTCGGCGGCCCGGTGGGCGCACCGCCGGTGGTCGCCGCCAACGCCGACGGCCGGTTGGAGGTGTTCGTGCTCGCGCCCGGCGGCGCGGCGCTGCTGCACCGCTGGCAGACCTCGCCCGGCGGCGCCTGGTCCGGCTGGGAGCGCTTCGGCACGCCCGCGGGCGGCGCGCCGCGGGTGGCCCGGGACGGCACCGGCCGCCTGAACGTCACCGCGGTCGCCCCGTCCGGCACGGCGGCCTTCCACCGCCGCCAGTCGGTGCCCAGCGGGGGCTGGGACGACTGGCAGCCGCTGCTCGGCTGGTCCACCGCCGCCCCGCTGACGGTCGCCGGAGCGGACGGCCGACTGGAGGCGTTCACGCTCGCCCCCGGCGGCGAACGGCTGTCCCACCGCTGGCAGTCGGCGCTCGCGGGAGCCTGGGCGCCGGACGGGGTGCTCGGCGAGGACTTCGGCGAACCCGGCCCGGCCGCCGCCCCGCCCACGGCCGTCGCCGACCCGACCGGGCGGCTGCACGTCTTCGCGGTGGCCGGGGACGGCCGGCTGCGCACCCGGGTCCAGGACCGGCCCGGCGGCGGCTGGCGGCCGTGGACCGCCTTCGGCGACCGCCCGGTGGCACCGCTGCCCACGGGGACGCCGTTGCCCTGA
- a CDS encoding serine/threonine protein kinase — protein sequence MSGIVVHLPEGNGDDAVTLRLGPGERARFGRGSAGTPVELRLGDETVSRLAGEIHAIDDHWQLSNLSNTHAYLVENPEGAGEYLRVPPRRVGAPIPFEFSRVVLPSRRETPLSFQVFAPDHVYLDPHTLGGSGASRTMTAYSMDETATYFLVLVALCEPWLRDRSPAAVPTTPQVVARLHGHPACARLTARAVSSHLDYLADEKLRIDLPDGAGRADRRHGKREAVVGLALKFGIVREEHLALLPHPEPAGPGR from the coding sequence GTGAGCGGGATCGTCGTCCACCTGCCGGAGGGCAACGGCGACGACGCCGTGACCCTGCGGCTCGGTCCGGGGGAGCGGGCGCGGTTCGGCCGCGGCTCGGCCGGCACGCCGGTGGAGCTCCGCCTCGGCGACGAGACGGTCTCCCGGCTGGCCGGTGAGATCCACGCGATCGACGACCACTGGCAGTTGAGCAACCTCAGCAACACCCACGCCTACCTGGTGGAGAACCCGGAGGGCGCCGGAGAGTACCTGCGGGTGCCGCCGCGGCGGGTCGGCGCGCCGATCCCGTTCGAGTTCTCCCGGGTGGTGCTGCCCTCACGGCGCGAAACCCCGCTCTCCTTCCAGGTGTTCGCGCCCGACCACGTCTACCTGGACCCGCACACCCTCGGCGGCTCCGGCGCCAGCCGCACCATGACGGCGTACTCGATGGACGAGACCGCCACCTACTTCCTGGTCCTGGTCGCGCTCTGCGAACCCTGGCTGCGCGACCGCTCGCCCGCCGCCGTGCCCACCACCCCGCAGGTGGTCGCCCGGCTGCACGGACACCCCGCCTGCGCCCGGCTCACCGCCCGCGCGGTCAGCTCGCACCTGGACTACCTGGCCGACGAGAAGCTCCGCATCGACCTGCCCGACGGCGCGGGCCGGGCCGACCGCCGCCACGGCAAGCGCGAGGCCGTCGTCGGCCTCGCCCTGAAGTTCGGCATCGTCCGCGAGGAGCACCTCGCGCTCCTGCCGCACCCCGAACCCGCCGGGCCCGGACGGTAG
- a CDS encoding serine/threonine-protein kinase: MVPHPDFGEDREDLLPPGHRVGGWTVTGPIGEGGWATVYAARRTGAADGSDGSDGAAGADADDTVALKVLPTAGLAPRQARRVAETARREAELARTAPHPRLVRLLDTLVLSAPDHPVLDGAIVLVMERARCTLRDLLVADLPGTGPTGSDLPGTGPSGRGPSGSGPSGSGPDEDRGGRIVAGICEGLAHLHRSGWAHGDLKPENVLIGEDGEVRLSDFGLAIELTGTHGYSAPLGTPDYLPPERRREPLGEHGVKVRTTADIWALGIVIHEVFAAGVPPFPGATPTARSAAAQQYAEGRAALRLDPGIPPFWRALAADCLATTHAARAPHTAESLLARIRAHHSGPGPGPGRRPRSRPVLLVLAAVLAAATAVAAALWPPPDRPARPGRLQVFNAERGCQDRTDRDPRCSLGLAVDPMRPYTTENVIATRVWHDDVLDADCQLRDGLPVINEEDVASTLWYRIRLPGTVTGWLPAVRTKDRPALPDCP; this comes from the coding sequence ATGGTGCCCCACCCGGACTTCGGCGAGGATCGCGAGGACCTGCTGCCGCCCGGCCACCGGGTCGGCGGCTGGACCGTCACCGGGCCCATCGGCGAAGGCGGCTGGGCGACCGTCTACGCCGCCCGCCGAACCGGGGCGGCCGACGGCTCGGACGGCTCGGACGGTGCGGCGGGCGCCGACGCGGACGACACGGTCGCGCTCAAGGTGCTGCCGACCGCCGGGCTCGCCCCCCGCCAGGCCCGCCGGGTCGCCGAAACCGCCCGGCGGGAAGCCGAGTTGGCCCGCACCGCGCCGCACCCCCGGCTGGTCCGGTTGCTCGACACCCTCGTCCTGTCCGCCCCCGACCACCCGGTGCTCGACGGCGCGATCGTCCTGGTGATGGAACGCGCCCGGTGCACCCTGCGCGACCTGCTCGTTGCCGACCTGCCCGGCACCGGCCCGACCGGCAGCGACCTGCCCGGCACCGGCCCGTCCGGCAGGGGCCCGTCCGGCAGCGGCCCGTCCGGCAGCGGTCCGGACGAGGACCGGGGCGGCCGGATCGTGGCCGGGATCTGCGAGGGCCTGGCCCACCTGCACCGCTCCGGTTGGGCCCACGGCGACCTGAAACCCGAGAACGTCCTCATCGGCGAGGACGGCGAGGTCCGGCTCTCCGACTTCGGCCTCGCCATCGAACTCACCGGCACCCACGGCTACTCCGCCCCGCTGGGCACCCCCGACTACCTCCCGCCCGAACGCCGGAGGGAACCGCTCGGCGAACACGGCGTCAAGGTCCGGACGACCGCCGACATCTGGGCGCTCGGCATCGTGATCCACGAGGTGTTCGCCGCGGGCGTCCCGCCGTTCCCCGGCGCCACCCCCACCGCCCGCAGCGCCGCCGCCCAGCAGTACGCCGAAGGCCGCGCCGCGCTGCGGCTGGACCCCGGCATCCCCCCGTTCTGGCGGGCCCTGGCCGCCGACTGCCTCGCCACCACCCACGCCGCCCGCGCCCCGCACACCGCCGAGAGCCTGCTCGCCCGGATCCGCGCCCACCACTCCGGCCCCGGCCCCGGCCCCGGCCGCCGCCCGCGCTCCCGTCCCGTCCTGCTCGTCCTCGCCGCCGTCCTCGCGGCCGCCACCGCCGTCGCGGCCGCCCTCTGGCCGCCCCCGGACCGGCCCGCCCGGCCCGGCCGCCTGCAGGTCTTCAACGCCGAACGCGGCTGCCAGGACCGCACCGACCGCGACCCCCGGTGCAGTCTCGGCCTCGCCGTCGACCCGATGCGCCCGTACACCACCGAGAACGTCATCGCCACCCGGGTCTGGCACGACGACGTCCTCGACGCCGACTGCCAGCTCCGCGACGGCCTCCCCGTCATCAACGAGGAGGACGTCGCCTCCACCCTCTGGTACCGGATCCGCCTCCCCGGAACCGTCACCGGCTGGCTCCCGGCCGTCCGCACCAAGGACCGCCCCGCCCTCCCCGACTGCCCCTGA